The following proteins are encoded in a genomic region of Paenibacillus sp. FSL H3-0469:
- a CDS encoding glucose PTS transporter subunit IIA, protein MNWLGSLQQLGRAIMLPTMVLPAAAILLSLGSLPWSAWGLSSLSEVTTYAGQGIFYFMPYLFAVGVAWGLSNQAGPAGLAALAGMFTYDRIVSNMGDGAVQPATLIGIILGIVAGVAHNRFKNIKLPEAIQFFGGSRFVLLFMGLFSALFAWIMLGVSPLLQELLNELFRVVQLTGGYGVFVYGVLYRVLTAFGLHHILNNVFWFQLGSFTTPDGSAVVQGDLPRFFAGDPTAGVFMAGLFPIMMFALPAIAFAIIQEAREDLKPKIKKTFLRAALVCFLTGVSEQIEFAFLFASPYLFALHVVMSGLAMVLTYSLGIHHGFSYSAGTIDFFLNMHLSQRAWLLIPIGIGYGIVYYNVFRWAIRRFQIPTPGREEGSELGDWAGNIPYQAPLILEALGGKENIVQVQACITRLRLTVHNDRFIDTGALKGLGSAGIIKLGGGNVQVVFGTYSELIREEIDKLMLRDLPQVLFSAPIQGRMMPIEEVPDHIFAAKLVGDGVAFVPEKGELVSPVFGKVMHVYPTMHAVGIATPEGLEVLMHIGIDTSQLKGPFEALVQEGDSVEPGQLLVKFDLAYLKEHAASLATPMVITNPDRVKSWSYAPFKNVKKGQSSVMSVVLHESNVGGIEA, encoded by the coding sequence TTGAATTGGCTCGGATCTTTGCAGCAGTTGGGCAGAGCCATTATGCTTCCTACCATGGTGCTTCCGGCGGCAGCTATCCTGCTGAGTCTGGGCAGCTTACCGTGGTCTGCATGGGGACTTTCTTCGCTATCCGAAGTGACGACGTACGCGGGGCAAGGAATATTCTATTTCATGCCTTATTTGTTTGCTGTCGGTGTGGCGTGGGGGTTGTCCAATCAGGCCGGACCGGCGGGACTGGCCGCACTCGCAGGGATGTTCACTTATGACCGGATTGTGTCCAACATGGGAGACGGGGCTGTACAGCCTGCAACATTAATTGGTATTATCCTTGGGATTGTAGCCGGTGTAGCGCATAACCGGTTTAAGAATATCAAGCTGCCGGAGGCGATCCAGTTTTTTGGAGGGTCGCGTTTTGTTTTGCTGTTCATGGGCTTATTCTCGGCGCTGTTCGCCTGGATCATGCTCGGTGTGTCTCCGCTCTTGCAGGAGCTGCTCAACGAGCTGTTCAGGGTAGTGCAGCTGACCGGCGGCTATGGAGTGTTTGTGTACGGGGTGCTATACAGGGTGCTGACGGCCTTTGGCCTGCACCATATTCTGAATAATGTGTTCTGGTTTCAATTGGGCTCCTTTACGACGCCTGACGGCAGTGCGGTCGTACAGGGGGATTTGCCGCGCTTTTTTGCCGGTGACCCTACAGCGGGTGTGTTCATGGCCGGGCTATTCCCGATTATGATGTTCGCCCTGCCCGCAATTGCCTTTGCGATCATTCAGGAAGCGCGCGAGGACCTCAAGCCCAAGATCAAGAAGACGTTTTTACGTGCAGCTTTGGTGTGCTTTCTGACCGGAGTGTCGGAGCAGATTGAATTTGCCTTCCTGTTCGCGTCGCCGTATTTGTTTGCACTGCATGTGGTCATGTCCGGGCTTGCGATGGTGCTGACCTACTCGCTCGGGATTCATCATGGCTTCTCCTATTCGGCGGGGACCATCGACTTCTTCCTCAATATGCATCTGTCCCAGCGGGCCTGGCTGCTGATTCCAATCGGGATCGGCTATGGCATTGTATATTATAACGTGTTCCGCTGGGCGATCCGCCGGTTCCAGATTCCTACGCCGGGCCGCGAGGAAGGCTCTGAGCTGGGCGACTGGGCGGGCAATATCCCGTATCAGGCTCCGCTGATTCTGGAGGCACTGGGCGGCAAGGAGAATATTGTGCAGGTTCAGGCCTGCATCACCCGGCTGAGATTAACGGTGCATAATGACCGCTTCATAGATACAGGGGCACTGAAGGGGCTGGGCTCCGCAGGCATTATCAAGCTGGGCGGGGGCAATGTGCAGGTCGTCTTCGGTACATATTCGGAGCTGATCCGTGAGGAGATTGACAAGCTGATGCTGCGCGATCTGCCGCAGGTGCTGTTCAGTGCGCCGATCCAGGGACGGATGATGCCGATTGAAGAGGTGCCGGATCATATTTTTGCCGCGAAGCTGGTTGGGGATGGGGTGGCCTTTGTCCCGGAAAAGGGAGAGCTGGTCTCGCCCGTATTCGGCAAAGTGATGCACGTATACCCTACGATGCACGCAGTGGGCATTGCTACGCCCGAAGGGCTCGAGGTGCTCATGCATATCGGGATCGATACTTCGCAGCTTAAGGGCCCGTTTGAGGCGCTTGTACAGGAAGGTGACAGTGTGGAGCCGGGGCAGCTGCTGGTCAAGTTTGATCTGGCCTACTTGAAGGAGCATGCCGCTTCGCTGGCGACACCGATGGTGATTACCAACCCGGACCGGGTCAAATCCTGGAGCTATGCGCCATTCAAAAACGTGAAAAAGGGGCAGTCTTCCGTCATGTCCGTGGTACTACATGAAAGCAATGTTGGAGGGATCGAAGCATGA